One genomic region from Octopus sinensis linkage group LG13, ASM634580v1, whole genome shotgun sequence encodes:
- the LOC115218498 gene encoding neurofilament heavy polypeptide isoform X11 codes for MIEMTRRKIPKHQLDKVPTLSLEDDDAKRAALKEGSTTSDGQRAVETVNQEAPVMESQEVTSGTQEIEGSVTQEAAAAVTEQIAEVVTQVAPAEAHTQETQAEAVTQVAPAETVTQVAPVETVTQVAPVETVTQVEPAEADTQETQAEAVTQVAPAETVTQVAPVETVTQVAPAEAHTQETQAEAVTQVAPAETVTQETPAETATQVAPAETVTQVASVEAVTQETPAEAVTQVAPAEADTQVAPAEADTQEAPAETVTQVAPAEADTQVAPAETVTQVAPAEADTQETPAETATQVAPVETVTQVAPTEADTQESPAVVVPQDAAETLTLETPVMEPQEMKEAVAQGEVIDVPQEVAEIATQDASGIATQEAPATTLEETVEAVSQESAGQVLQESSSDDSSQQNSETEKSDTENVEHNVPYFRNLVVSQTEILNNLSDVWEVVVPTLSEEVEGDVRTVIGQAKLLISQRFHQFIGLVDNCEFNTGEKTTTCEDLQGFWDMVDFQVEDVKKKFADLQKLKDNNWQAEDVPSIKPVKKIKKAKPVTSKISKVKGKSKFAQFIAQKKKIANNSTGGDADEAEKEESVKVFDGHFFKVESPVRSPKPHCLDSPRSPVVMPVFTETTQERSADIQADIHEKDDSDDKTFQTVEIEPKDKETVQNSFDSAKVTPLVSRRSYVPTVPSPLLQDITPVRKRASTNRRSRLLGETVNTPDNCQPVLSSTSVENVEKENDEVFVLQSPPSRRRSQRVSRRLSAMESFPKSPSKDSTNTKDCVPVGQLVDLSEHASLNCESTTEKKTPATKRRSRGGLTPGAQSGSRRSTRIARLSVFHVEPCSTKVENHADMNLIDFQTPMTSKRKSMKRPKSVAFADSVTEEEENCSTPAGDLTTVLYPISPNVDCTETIEQSSKKQPRFGKLKVGYTPIRSRQNRRSSQQMEEDN; via the exons ATGATTGAGATGACACGTCGTAAAATACCCAAACATCAATTGGATAAAG ttCCTACTCTTTCATTGGAAGATGATGATGCCAAGAGAGCTGCTTTGAAAGAAGGTTCTACAACTTCAG atgGTCAAAGGGCAGTAGAGACGGTTAACCAAGAGGCACCAGTGATGGAATCTCAAGAAGTGACATCAGGGACCCAAGAGATAGAAGGGTCAGTTACCCAGGAGGCAGCAGCAGCTGTCACAGAGCAGATAGCAGAGGTAGTTACTCAGGTGGCACCAGCAGAGGCACATACTCAGGAAACACAAGCAGAGGCAGTTACTCAGGTGGCACCAGCAGAGACAGTTACTCAGGTGGCACCAGTAGAGACAGTTACTCAG GTGGCACCAGTAGAGACAGTTACTCAGGTGGAACCAGCAGAGGCAGATACTCAGGAAACACAAGCAGAGGCAGTTACTCAGGTGGCACCAGCAGAGACAGTTACTCAGGTGGCACCAGTAGAGACAGTTACTCAGGTGGCACCAGCAGAGGCACATACTCAGGAAACACAAGCAGAGGCAGTTACTCAGGTGGCACCAGCAGAGACAGTTACTCAG GAAACACCAGCAGAGACAGCTACTCAGGTGGCACCAGCAGAGACAGTTACTCAGGTGGCATCAGTAGAGGCAGTTACTCAGGAAACACCAGCAGAGGCAGTTACTCAGGTGGCACCAGCAGAGGCAGATACTCAGGTGGCACCAGCAGAGGCAGATACTCAGGAAGCACCAGCAGAGACAGTTACTCAGGTGGCACCAGCAGAGGCAGATACTCAG GTGGCACCAGCAGAGACAGTTACTCAGGTGGCACCAGCAGAGGCAGATACTCAGGAAACACCAGCAGAGACAGCTACTCAGGTGGCACCAGTAGAAACAGTTACTCAGGTGGCACCAACAGAGGCAGATACTCAGGAATCACCAGCAGTAGTTGTCCCACAGGATGCAGCAGAGACTCTCACCCTAGAAACACCAGTGATGGAACCACAAGAGATGAAGGAGGCTGTTGCCCAGGGGGAAGTAATTGATGTCCCACAGGAAGTAGCAGAGATAGCTACCCAGGATGCATCTGGAATAGCCACCCAAGAAGCCCCAGCGACCACACTTGAGGAGACTGTGGAGGCTGTTAGCCAAGAATCAGCAGGGCAAGTCTTACAGGAATCGTCATCTGATGACTCTTCCCAACAAAATTCAGAGACAGAAAAATCTGACACAgaaaacgtagaacacaatgtGCCTTATTTCAGGAACCTTGTGGTATCACAAACTGAAATACTAAACAACCTGTCTGATGTTTGGGAGGTAGTTGTACCGACCCTCAGTGAAGAAG TTGAGGGTGACGTCCGCACAGTTATTGGTCAAGCTAAGCTGCTCATTTCACAACGTTTCCATCAATTCATTGGTTTGGTTGACAACTGTGAATTTAACACTGGCGAGAAGACAACCACATGTGAAGATTTGCAAGGGTTTTGGGACATGGTGGATTTCCAg GTGGAAGATGTGAAGAAAAAGTTTGCTGATTTACAGAAATTGAAAGACAACAATTGGCAGGCAGAAGATGTTCCATCGATCAAACCTGTCAAGAAAATCAAGAAAGCAAAG cCTGTTACTTCCAAGATTTCGAAAGTGAAAGGAAAATCAAAGTTTGCCCAATTTATCGCACAGAAGAAGAAAATTGCAAATAATTCAACTGGGGGTGATGCTGATGAAGCAGAGAAGGAAGAATCAGTTAAAGTATTTGATGGCCATTTCTTCAAAGTGGAGAGTCCAGTTCGATCACCAAAGCCGCATTGTTTGG attctCCCCGGAGTCCAGTTGTCATGCCAGTTTTCACAGAGACAACCCAGGAACGGTCAGCAGACATCCAGGCTGATATTCATGAGAAAGACGACTCAGATGATAAAACATTTCAAACAGTTGAGATAGAGCCAAAGGATAAAGAAACTGTGCAGAATTCTTTTGACTCAGCAAAGGTAAcacctttggtttcaagacgtaGCTATGTTCCAACTGTACCCAGCCCTCTCCTTCAAGATATAACTCCTGTGAGAAAGAGAGCATCGACAAACCGGCGCTCACGTCTACTCGGTGAAACAGTGAACACTCCAGACAACTGTCAGCCAGTATTGTCATCTACATCAGTTGAAAAcgttgaaaaggaaaatgatgaaGTGTTTGTCCTCCAGTCACCACCAAG CAGAAGACGTTCTCAGAGAGTCAGCCGGAGACTTTCTGCAATGGAATCATTTCCCAAATCGCCCAGTAAAG ATTCTACAAACACCAAAGATTGTGTACCGGTTGGACAGCTGGTTGATTTGTCTGAACATGCCAGTCTTAATTGTGAAAGTACCACTGAGAAAAAGACCCCGGCAACAAAAAGAAGGTCCAGGGGTGGAT TGACGCCAGGGGCTCAAAGTGGCAGTCGTCGTTCCACACGGATTGCAAGACTGTCTGTGTTCCATGTTGAACCATGTTCTACAAAAGTTGAGAATCATGCAGATATGAATCTGATAGACTTTCAAACACCCATGACATCAAAGAG GAAAAGTATGAAAAGACCAAAGTCTGTTGCATTTGCAGATTCTGttacagaggaggaggagaactgCTCGA CACCTGCAGGTGATTTGACCACAGTATTATATCCCATCAGCCCAAATGTTGATTGTACAGAGACCATAGAGCAGAGTAGCAAAAAACAACCGAGATTTGGAAAGCTGAAAGTTGGCTATACACCAATCCGTTCT CGTCAAAACCGGAGAAGTTCTCAACAGATGGAGGAAGATAACTGA
- the LOC115218498 gene encoding disks large-associated protein 4 isoform X14: MIEMTRRKIPKHQLDKVPTLSLEDDDAKRAALKEGSTTSDGQRAVETVNQEAPVMESQEVTSGTQEIEGSVTQEAAAAVTEQIAEVVTQVAPAEAHTQETQAEAVTQVAPAETVTQVAPVETVTQVAPVETVTQVEPAEADTQETQAEAVTQVAPAETVTQVAPVETVTQVAPAEAHTQETQAEAVTQVAPAETVTQVAPVETVTQVAPAEAHTQETPAETATQVAPAETVTQVASVEAVTQETPAEAVTQVAPAEADTQVAPAETVTQVAPAEADTQETPAETATQVAPVETVTQVAPTEADTQESPAVVVPQDAAETLTLETPVMEPQEMKEAVAQGEVIDVPQEVAEIATQDASGIATQEAPATTLEETVEAVSQESAGQVLQESSSDDSSQQNSETEKSDTENVEHNVPYFRNLVVSQTEILNNLSDVWEVVVPTLSEEVEGDVRTVIGQAKLLISQRFHQFIGLVDNCEFNTGEKTTTCEDLQGFWDMVDFQVEDVKKKFADLQKLKDNNWQAEDVPSIKPVKKIKKAKPVTSKISKVKGKSKFAQFIAQKKKIANNSTGGDADEAEKEESVKVFDGHFFKVESPVRSPKPHCLDSPRSPVVMPVFTETTQERSADIQADIHEKDDSDDKTFQTVEIEPKDKETVQNSFDSAKVTPLVSRRSYVPTVPSPLLQDITPVRKRASTNRRSRLLGETVNTPDNCQPVLSSTSVENVEKENDEVFVLQSPPSRRRSQRVSRRLSAMESFPKSPSKDSTNTKDCVPVGQLVDLSEHASLNCESTTEKKTPATKRRSRGGLTPGAQSGSRRSTRIARLSVFHVEPCSTKVENHADMNLIDFQTPMTSKRKSMKRPKSVAFADSVTEEEENCSTPAGDLTTVLYPISPNVDCTETIEQSSKKQPRFGKLKVGYTPIRSRQNRRSSQQMEEDN, encoded by the exons ATGATTGAGATGACACGTCGTAAAATACCCAAACATCAATTGGATAAAG ttCCTACTCTTTCATTGGAAGATGATGATGCCAAGAGAGCTGCTTTGAAAGAAGGTTCTACAACTTCAG atgGTCAAAGGGCAGTAGAGACGGTTAACCAAGAGGCACCAGTGATGGAATCTCAAGAAGTGACATCAGGGACCCAAGAGATAGAAGGGTCAGTTACCCAGGAGGCAGCAGCAGCTGTCACAGAGCAGATAGCAGAGGTAGTTACTCAGGTGGCACCAGCAGAGGCACATACTCAGGAAACACAAGCAGAGGCAGTTACTCAGGTGGCACCAGCAGAGACAGTTACTCAGGTGGCACCAGTAGAGACAGTTACTCAG GTGGCACCAGTAGAGACAGTTACTCAGGTGGAACCAGCAGAGGCAGATACTCAGGAAACACAAGCAGAGGCAGTTACTCAGGTGGCACCAGCAGAGACAGTTACTCAGGTGGCACCAGTAGAGACAGTTACTCAGGTGGCACCAGCAGAGGCACATACTCAGGAAACACAAGCAGAGGCAGTTACTCAGGTGGCACCAGCAGAGACAGTTACTCAGGTGGCACCAGTAGAGACAGTTACTCAGGTGGCACCAGCAGAGGCACATACTCAGGAAACACCAGCAGAGACAGCTACTCAGGTGGCACCAGCAGAGACAGTTACTCAGGTGGCATCAGTAGAGGCAGTTACTCAGGAAACACCAGCAGAGGCAGTTACTCAGGTGGCACCAGCAGAGGCAGATACTCAG GTGGCACCAGCAGAGACAGTTACTCAGGTGGCACCAGCAGAGGCAGATACTCAGGAAACACCAGCAGAGACAGCTACTCAGGTGGCACCAGTAGAAACAGTTACTCAGGTGGCACCAACAGAGGCAGATACTCAGGAATCACCAGCAGTAGTTGTCCCACAGGATGCAGCAGAGACTCTCACCCTAGAAACACCAGTGATGGAACCACAAGAGATGAAGGAGGCTGTTGCCCAGGGGGAAGTAATTGATGTCCCACAGGAAGTAGCAGAGATAGCTACCCAGGATGCATCTGGAATAGCCACCCAAGAAGCCCCAGCGACCACACTTGAGGAGACTGTGGAGGCTGTTAGCCAAGAATCAGCAGGGCAAGTCTTACAGGAATCGTCATCTGATGACTCTTCCCAACAAAATTCAGAGACAGAAAAATCTGACACAgaaaacgtagaacacaatgtGCCTTATTTCAGGAACCTTGTGGTATCACAAACTGAAATACTAAACAACCTGTCTGATGTTTGGGAGGTAGTTGTACCGACCCTCAGTGAAGAAG TTGAGGGTGACGTCCGCACAGTTATTGGTCAAGCTAAGCTGCTCATTTCACAACGTTTCCATCAATTCATTGGTTTGGTTGACAACTGTGAATTTAACACTGGCGAGAAGACAACCACATGTGAAGATTTGCAAGGGTTTTGGGACATGGTGGATTTCCAg GTGGAAGATGTGAAGAAAAAGTTTGCTGATTTACAGAAATTGAAAGACAACAATTGGCAGGCAGAAGATGTTCCATCGATCAAACCTGTCAAGAAAATCAAGAAAGCAAAG cCTGTTACTTCCAAGATTTCGAAAGTGAAAGGAAAATCAAAGTTTGCCCAATTTATCGCACAGAAGAAGAAAATTGCAAATAATTCAACTGGGGGTGATGCTGATGAAGCAGAGAAGGAAGAATCAGTTAAAGTATTTGATGGCCATTTCTTCAAAGTGGAGAGTCCAGTTCGATCACCAAAGCCGCATTGTTTGG attctCCCCGGAGTCCAGTTGTCATGCCAGTTTTCACAGAGACAACCCAGGAACGGTCAGCAGACATCCAGGCTGATATTCATGAGAAAGACGACTCAGATGATAAAACATTTCAAACAGTTGAGATAGAGCCAAAGGATAAAGAAACTGTGCAGAATTCTTTTGACTCAGCAAAGGTAAcacctttggtttcaagacgtaGCTATGTTCCAACTGTACCCAGCCCTCTCCTTCAAGATATAACTCCTGTGAGAAAGAGAGCATCGACAAACCGGCGCTCACGTCTACTCGGTGAAACAGTGAACACTCCAGACAACTGTCAGCCAGTATTGTCATCTACATCAGTTGAAAAcgttgaaaaggaaaatgatgaaGTGTTTGTCCTCCAGTCACCACCAAG CAGAAGACGTTCTCAGAGAGTCAGCCGGAGACTTTCTGCAATGGAATCATTTCCCAAATCGCCCAGTAAAG ATTCTACAAACACCAAAGATTGTGTACCGGTTGGACAGCTGGTTGATTTGTCTGAACATGCCAGTCTTAATTGTGAAAGTACCACTGAGAAAAAGACCCCGGCAACAAAAAGAAGGTCCAGGGGTGGAT TGACGCCAGGGGCTCAAAGTGGCAGTCGTCGTTCCACACGGATTGCAAGACTGTCTGTGTTCCATGTTGAACCATGTTCTACAAAAGTTGAGAATCATGCAGATATGAATCTGATAGACTTTCAAACACCCATGACATCAAAGAG GAAAAGTATGAAAAGACCAAAGTCTGTTGCATTTGCAGATTCTGttacagaggaggaggagaactgCTCGA CACCTGCAGGTGATTTGACCACAGTATTATATCCCATCAGCCCAAATGTTGATTGTACAGAGACCATAGAGCAGAGTAGCAAAAAACAACCGAGATTTGGAAAGCTGAAAGTTGGCTATACACCAATCCGTTCT CGTCAAAACCGGAGAAGTTCTCAACAGATGGAGGAAGATAACTGA
- the LOC115218498 gene encoding neurofilament heavy polypeptide isoform X15 — protein MIEMTRRKIPKHQLDKVPTLSLEDDDAKRAALKEGSTTSDGQRAVETVNQEAPVMESQEVTSGTQEIEGSVTQEAAAAVTEQIAEVVTQVAPAEAHTQETQAEAVTQVAPAETVTQVAPVETVTQVAPAETVTQVAPVETVTQVAPAEAHTQETQAEAVTQVAPAETVTQVAPVETVTQVAPAEAHTQETPAETATQVAPAETVTQVASVEAVTQETPAEAVTQVAPAEADTQVAPAEADTQEAPAETVTQVAPAEADTQVAPAETVTQVAPAEADTQETPAETATQVAPVETVTQVAPTEADTQESPAVVVPQDAAETLTLETPVMEPQEMKEAVAQGEVIDVPQEVAEIATQDASGIATQEAPATTLEETVEAVSQESAGQVLQESSSDDSSQQNSETEKSDTENVEHNVPYFRNLVVSQTEILNNLSDVWEVVVPTLSEEVEGDVRTVIGQAKLLISQRFHQFIGLVDNCEFNTGEKTTTCEDLQGFWDMVDFQVEDVKKKFADLQKLKDNNWQAEDVPSIKPVKKIKKAKPVTSKISKVKGKSKFAQFIAQKKKIANNSTGGDADEAEKEESVKVFDGHFFKVESPVRSPKPHCLDSPRSPVVMPVFTETTQERSADIQADIHEKDDSDDKTFQTVEIEPKDKETVQNSFDSAKVTPLVSRRSYVPTVPSPLLQDITPVRKRASTNRRSRLLGETVNTPDNCQPVLSSTSVENVEKENDEVFVLQSPPSRRRSQRVSRRLSAMESFPKSPSKDSTNTKDCVPVGQLVDLSEHASLNCESTTEKKTPATKRRSRGGLTPGAQSGSRRSTRIARLSVFHVEPCSTKVENHADMNLIDFQTPMTSKRKSMKRPKSVAFADSVTEEEENCSTPAGDLTTVLYPISPNVDCTETIEQSSKKQPRFGKLKVGYTPIRSRQNRRSSQQMEEDN, from the exons ATGATTGAGATGACACGTCGTAAAATACCCAAACATCAATTGGATAAAG ttCCTACTCTTTCATTGGAAGATGATGATGCCAAGAGAGCTGCTTTGAAAGAAGGTTCTACAACTTCAG atgGTCAAAGGGCAGTAGAGACGGTTAACCAAGAGGCACCAGTGATGGAATCTCAAGAAGTGACATCAGGGACCCAAGAGATAGAAGGGTCAGTTACCCAGGAGGCAGCAGCAGCTGTCACAGAGCAGATAGCAGAGGTAGTTACTCAGGTGGCACCAGCAGAGGCACATACTCAGGAAACACAAGCAGAGGCAGTTACTCAGGTGGCACCAGCAGAGACAGTTACTCAGGTGGCACCAGTAGAGACAGTTACTCAG GTGGCACCAGCAGAGACAGTTACTCAGGTGGCACCAGTAGAGACAGTTACTCAGGTGGCACCAGCAGAGGCACATACTCAGGAAACACAAGCAGAGGCAGTTACTCAGGTGGCACCAGCAGAGACAGTTACTCAGGTGGCACCAGTAGAGACAGTTACTCAGGTGGCACCAGCAGAGGCACATACTCAGGAAACACCAGCAGAGACAGCTACTCAGGTGGCACCAGCAGAGACAGTTACTCAGGTGGCATCAGTAGAGGCAGTTACTCAGGAAACACCAGCAGAGGCAGTTACTCAGGTGGCACCAGCAGAGGCAGATACTCAGGTGGCACCAGCAGAGGCAGATACTCAGGAAGCACCAGCAGAGACAGTTACTCAGGTGGCACCAGCAGAGGCAGATACTCAG GTGGCACCAGCAGAGACAGTTACTCAGGTGGCACCAGCAGAGGCAGATACTCAGGAAACACCAGCAGAGACAGCTACTCAGGTGGCACCAGTAGAAACAGTTACTCAGGTGGCACCAACAGAGGCAGATACTCAGGAATCACCAGCAGTAGTTGTCCCACAGGATGCAGCAGAGACTCTCACCCTAGAAACACCAGTGATGGAACCACAAGAGATGAAGGAGGCTGTTGCCCAGGGGGAAGTAATTGATGTCCCACAGGAAGTAGCAGAGATAGCTACCCAGGATGCATCTGGAATAGCCACCCAAGAAGCCCCAGCGACCACACTTGAGGAGACTGTGGAGGCTGTTAGCCAAGAATCAGCAGGGCAAGTCTTACAGGAATCGTCATCTGATGACTCTTCCCAACAAAATTCAGAGACAGAAAAATCTGACACAgaaaacgtagaacacaatgtGCCTTATTTCAGGAACCTTGTGGTATCACAAACTGAAATACTAAACAACCTGTCTGATGTTTGGGAGGTAGTTGTACCGACCCTCAGTGAAGAAG TTGAGGGTGACGTCCGCACAGTTATTGGTCAAGCTAAGCTGCTCATTTCACAACGTTTCCATCAATTCATTGGTTTGGTTGACAACTGTGAATTTAACACTGGCGAGAAGACAACCACATGTGAAGATTTGCAAGGGTTTTGGGACATGGTGGATTTCCAg GTGGAAGATGTGAAGAAAAAGTTTGCTGATTTACAGAAATTGAAAGACAACAATTGGCAGGCAGAAGATGTTCCATCGATCAAACCTGTCAAGAAAATCAAGAAAGCAAAG cCTGTTACTTCCAAGATTTCGAAAGTGAAAGGAAAATCAAAGTTTGCCCAATTTATCGCACAGAAGAAGAAAATTGCAAATAATTCAACTGGGGGTGATGCTGATGAAGCAGAGAAGGAAGAATCAGTTAAAGTATTTGATGGCCATTTCTTCAAAGTGGAGAGTCCAGTTCGATCACCAAAGCCGCATTGTTTGG attctCCCCGGAGTCCAGTTGTCATGCCAGTTTTCACAGAGACAACCCAGGAACGGTCAGCAGACATCCAGGCTGATATTCATGAGAAAGACGACTCAGATGATAAAACATTTCAAACAGTTGAGATAGAGCCAAAGGATAAAGAAACTGTGCAGAATTCTTTTGACTCAGCAAAGGTAAcacctttggtttcaagacgtaGCTATGTTCCAACTGTACCCAGCCCTCTCCTTCAAGATATAACTCCTGTGAGAAAGAGAGCATCGACAAACCGGCGCTCACGTCTACTCGGTGAAACAGTGAACACTCCAGACAACTGTCAGCCAGTATTGTCATCTACATCAGTTGAAAAcgttgaaaaggaaaatgatgaaGTGTTTGTCCTCCAGTCACCACCAAG CAGAAGACGTTCTCAGAGAGTCAGCCGGAGACTTTCTGCAATGGAATCATTTCCCAAATCGCCCAGTAAAG ATTCTACAAACACCAAAGATTGTGTACCGGTTGGACAGCTGGTTGATTTGTCTGAACATGCCAGTCTTAATTGTGAAAGTACCACTGAGAAAAAGACCCCGGCAACAAAAAGAAGGTCCAGGGGTGGAT TGACGCCAGGGGCTCAAAGTGGCAGTCGTCGTTCCACACGGATTGCAAGACTGTCTGTGTTCCATGTTGAACCATGTTCTACAAAAGTTGAGAATCATGCAGATATGAATCTGATAGACTTTCAAACACCCATGACATCAAAGAG GAAAAGTATGAAAAGACCAAAGTCTGTTGCATTTGCAGATTCTGttacagaggaggaggagaactgCTCGA CACCTGCAGGTGATTTGACCACAGTATTATATCCCATCAGCCCAAATGTTGATTGTACAGAGACCATAGAGCAGAGTAGCAAAAAACAACCGAGATTTGGAAAGCTGAAAGTTGGCTATACACCAATCCGTTCT CGTCAAAACCGGAGAAGTTCTCAACAGATGGAGGAAGATAACTGA